A genomic region of Deltaproteobacteria bacterium contains the following coding sequences:
- a CDS encoding YraN family protein: MPSTRRLGERAEALAAVHLETQGYRILDRNFLARRGEIDLVAEEGDVLCLVEVRSRESADFGDPLETISREKRARLVRAARQLLAERGWLERAVRFDVVGIVYEPELRITVVKNAFDATGA, translated from the coding sequence TTGCCCTCCACGCGCCGCCTCGGCGAGCGAGCCGAAGCGCTGGCCGCCGTCCACCTCGAAACGCAGGGCTATCGCATCCTCGATCGGAACTTCCTCGCGCGACGAGGCGAGATCGACCTCGTGGCCGAGGAGGGAGACGTGCTGTGTCTCGTCGAGGTGCGGAGCCGCGAGAGCGCCGACTTCGGGGATCCGCTGGAAACGATCTCGCGCGAGAAACGCGCCCGCCTGGTGCGGGCCGCGCGCCAGCTCCTCGCCGAGCGCGGCTGGCTCGAGCGCGCCGTGCGCTTCGACGTGGTGGGGATCGTCTACGAGCCGGAGCTGCGCATCACGGTCGTGAAGAACGCCTTCGACGCGACGGGAGCGTAG
- a CDS encoding lamin tail domain-containing protein codes for MRHAIVALGCWALVGCSGAGSSLPADGGTSDAQTLLDAASRDGASDAGRDAAPADAPAPDAPAPGDSAPPDGLRIDTAADAPKPAPDAAPTDTVVVFSDKGPADRAVPDARLPDAPACPAPVHDLCSAPETLSWAGSAISRSGTTACAKNQLDVVPSASCNLPDGTPGFDVFYTITLPPGRYTVRLTPAAGWDAALYVLASCASTTSCVATSDLTGVGVVEDVLLTPTSSTTYVLGVDSYHPMEQGPFTLEVLPGPALNPDAGVRPDAGPPPPDAAPRDTSSTAPTLVITEVMVDPSRVSDSEGEWVEIFNAGGSSVLLNGWRIRDNAGGFGHTINAPTLSIAPGQYRVLARNDNATQNGGVSGAYSYGSAMSLSNSGDYVELLTPAGVLMDRVAWTSGWPFRSGQSMSLKSPALDNSLVGNWCREAIAWTGSAGDKGTPGAATKCGP; via the coding sequence ATGCGGCACGCGATAGTGGCCTTGGGATGCTGGGCGCTCGTGGGGTGCTCGGGAGCGGGCAGCAGCCTCCCCGCCGACGGAGGCACCTCCGATGCGCAGACCCTGCTCGACGCTGCCTCTCGGGACGGGGCCAGCGACGCGGGACGCGATGCCGCGCCGGCCGATGCGCCCGCCCCGGACGCGCCCGCACCCGGCGACTCCGCGCCTCCGGACGGGCTCAGGATCGATACGGCCGCTGACGCGCCGAAGCCTGCGCCGGACGCGGCACCGACCGACACGGTCGTGGTCTTCTCGGACAAGGGTCCGGCCGACCGCGCGGTCCCCGACGCGCGCCTGCCGGACGCGCCCGCGTGCCCGGCGCCGGTCCACGACCTGTGCTCCGCTCCCGAGACGCTCAGCTGGGCCGGGAGCGCGATCAGCCGGAGCGGGACCACGGCCTGCGCGAAGAACCAGCTCGATGTCGTCCCCTCCGCGTCGTGCAACCTACCGGACGGGACGCCGGGCTTCGACGTCTTCTACACCATCACGCTCCCCCCGGGGCGGTACACGGTTCGGCTCACGCCCGCCGCCGGCTGGGACGCGGCGCTCTACGTGCTGGCCAGCTGCGCCAGCACCACCTCCTGCGTTGCGACCTCGGACCTGACGGGGGTCGGGGTCGTGGAGGACGTGCTGCTCACGCCGACGAGCAGCACCACGTACGTCCTGGGCGTGGATTCGTATCACCCGATGGAGCAGGGGCCCTTCACGCTGGAGGTCCTTCCGGGGCCGGCCTTGAATCCCGACGCCGGCGTGCGCCCGGACGCGGGACCGCCGCCCCCCGACGCGGCCCCCCGCGACACCTCGAGCACCGCGCCGACGCTCGTGATCACGGAGGTGATGGTCGACCCCTCCAGGGTGAGCGACTCGGAGGGCGAGTGGGTCGAGATCTTCAACGCCGGGGGCTCGAGCGTCCTGCTCAACGGCTGGCGCATCCGGGACAACGCGGGAGGCTTCGGTCACACGATCAACGCCCCGACCCTCAGCATCGCTCCGGGCCAGTACCGGGTGCTCGCGCGGAACGACAACGCCACGCAAAACGGCGGCGTCTCGGGTGCCTACTCCTACGGCAGCGCCATGAGCCTCTCGAACAGCGGCGACTACGTGGAGCTGCTGACCCCGGCGGGGGTGCTGATGGATCGCGTAGCGTGGACCAGCGGTTGGCCCTTCCGCTCCGGCCAGTCGATGTCCCTCAAGAGCCCGGCCCTGGACAACAGCCTGGTCGGGAACTGGTGCCGCGAAGCGATCGCCTGGACTGGATCGGCGGGCGACAAGGGAACCCCGGGGGCCGCGACCAAGTGCGGGCCGTAG
- the rimM gene encoding 16S rRNA processing protein RimM, translated as MLRPGRRVTRGRSPSVDPPAIELAQTVEVAVVARPHGVRGAFKVQLHDPASEALEQPELLVVRRPTGELLVGLVFVGQCEGGAIFQLPGVESREAAEELRGATVHLPRSALVLEEGEYLYADLVGCAVKDRELGLDLGTVHEVFSAGAQDTLVVRRENEERLIPFVAPWLVEVKLTERTIWVSGGDQWEATPIS; from the coding sequence ATGTTGCGGCCGGGCCGTCGGGTGACGCGGGGCCGCTCGCCCTCCGTCGATCCACCGGCCATCGAGCTCGCGCAGACGGTGGAGGTTGCCGTGGTGGCCCGCCCGCACGGCGTGCGCGGCGCCTTCAAGGTGCAGCTCCACGACCCGGCCTCCGAGGCGCTCGAGCAGCCGGAGCTGCTCGTCGTGCGCCGCCCCACGGGGGAGCTGCTCGTCGGCCTCGTCTTCGTCGGCCAGTGTGAAGGGGGCGCCATCTTCCAGCTGCCGGGCGTCGAGAGCCGCGAGGCCGCCGAGGAGCTGCGGGGCGCCACGGTGCACCTGCCGCGGAGCGCCCTCGTGCTCGAGGAGGGGGAGTATCTCTATGCCGACCTCGTCGGCTGCGCGGTGAAGGACCGCGAGCTCGGACTCGACCTCGGCACGGTGCACGAGGTCTTCTCTGCCGGAGCCCAGGACACGCTCGTCGTGCGTCGCGAGAACGAGGAGCGGCTCATCCCCTTCGTCGCCCCCTGGCTCGTCGAGGTGAAGCTCACCGAGCGCACGATCTGGGTCAGCGGCGGCGACCAGTGGGAAGCCACCCCTATTTCGTAG
- the rplS gene encoding 50S ribosomal protein L19 — translation MSYTNPIIEQLEARTPAHDLPPFRVGDTVRVQVRIVEGDKERLQAFEGVVIKRRNCGARGTFTVRKISYGIGVERTFPVRCPRVERVELLTRGRVRRARLFYLRDRAGKAARIKEQVRTDRSAK, via the coding sequence ATGAGCTACACGAATCCGATCATTGAGCAACTCGAGGCCCGCACGCCGGCGCACGATCTGCCTCCCTTCCGGGTGGGCGACACGGTGCGCGTGCAGGTCCGCATCGTCGAGGGTGACAAGGAGCGTCTCCAGGCCTTCGAGGGCGTGGTGATCAAGCGCCGCAACTGCGGGGCGCGTGGGACCTTCACCGTGCGCAAGATCTCCTACGGTATCGGCGTCGAGCGAACCTTCCCGGTGCGCTGCCCGCGCGTGGAGCGCGTCGAGCTGCTGACCCGCGGGCGCGTGCGCCGCGCGCGGCTCTTCTACCTGCGCGACCGAGCCGGCAAGGCCGCCCGCATCAAGGAACAGGTCCGGACCGACCGCTCCGCCAAGTAG
- a CDS encoding KH domain-containing protein, which yields MKELIIFMAKALVDQPDRVEVNEISGEQTSVIELKVAKEDLGKVIGKQGRTARAMRTILSAASTKIRKRTVLEILE from the coding sequence ATGAAGGAGCTCATCATCTTCATGGCCAAGGCGCTCGTGGACCAGCCCGACCGGGTAGAGGTCAACGAGATCTCGGGTGAGCAGACCTCGGTGATCGAGCTGAAGGTCGCCAAGGAGGACCTCGGGAAGGTGATCGGGAAGCAGGGCCGCACCGCGCGAGCCATGCGCACCATCCTGAGCGCCGCCTCCACGAAGATCCGCAAGCGCACGGTCCTCGAGATCCTCGAGTAG
- the rpsP gene encoding 30S ribosomal protein S16, with amino-acid sequence MAVKVRLSRAGAKRHAYYRVVVSDSRSPRDGRFIEQIGTYDPNENPSKLNVDSGRLDHWLKVGALPTETLKKLILKLRQATPAQS; translated from the coding sequence ATGGCAGTCAAAGTACGGTTGTCCCGCGCGGGTGCGAAGAGGCATGCCTACTACCGGGTGGTGGTGAGCGATAGCCGGAGCCCCCGGGACGGGCGCTTCATCGAGCAGATCGGCACGTACGATCCGAACGAGAACCCGTCGAAATTGAACGTTGATTCTGGAAGGCTGGATCACTGGCTGAAGGTCGGCGCGCTGCCGACCGAGACGCTGAAGAAGTTGATCCTGAAGCTCCGCCAGGCGACGCCCGCTCAGAGCTAG
- the trmD gene encoding tRNA (guanosine(37)-N1)-methyltransferase TrmD gives MRFTVVTIFPEAFDSFLRASLLGKAVAQGLVQVDFVDPRAFAADKHHTVDDTPYGGGDGMVIKVDPLVAALESVGHDPDLSPHRVLLTPQGEPLAQRHLVELLDRRHVVLVCGRYEGFDERIRTFVHQELSLGDFVLNGGEVAAMAIIDGVSRLVPGVIGKASSLTTESHGEGLLEYPQYTRPREFRGLAVPEVLVEGNHARIDRWRRLQMLVRTRQRRPDLWERYQPSGEDRTILAEVDGREDRAELAGRAYVALLHYPVYDKGKRIVTTAITNLDLHDIARSSRTFGLGGYFVVTPVASQQELARRILAHWKEGHGASYNEDRAEALALLEVVESLEQVLTEVEAREGKRPLTVATSAAARPGQVTGAEVRRWLGSGQPVVIMMGTGWGLATEVLERADLALRPVHGGAAYNHLSVRSAAAILLDRLFGLREET, from the coding sequence GTGCGTTTCACCGTCGTCACGATCTTCCCCGAGGCCTTCGACTCGTTTCTACGCGCTTCGCTCCTCGGCAAGGCCGTGGCGCAGGGGCTCGTCCAGGTGGACTTCGTCGACCCGCGGGCCTTCGCCGCCGACAAGCACCACACCGTGGACGACACGCCGTACGGCGGCGGGGACGGGATGGTGATCAAGGTCGACCCCCTGGTCGCGGCGCTCGAGTCGGTGGGGCACGACCCCGACCTTTCGCCGCATCGGGTGCTGCTCACGCCGCAGGGCGAACCGCTCGCGCAAAGGCACCTCGTGGAGCTCCTCGACCGCCGCCACGTGGTCCTGGTCTGCGGCCGGTACGAGGGCTTCGACGAGCGGATCCGCACCTTCGTGCATCAGGAACTCTCCCTCGGGGACTTCGTGCTCAACGGCGGGGAGGTCGCGGCCATGGCGATCATCGACGGGGTGAGCCGTCTCGTCCCCGGGGTGATCGGCAAGGCCTCGTCGCTCACCACCGAGAGCCACGGCGAGGGGCTGCTCGAGTACCCGCAGTACACGCGTCCGCGCGAGTTCCGCGGGCTCGCCGTCCCCGAGGTGCTGGTCGAGGGGAATCACGCGCGGATCGACCGCTGGCGTCGACTCCAGATGCTCGTACGCACGCGGCAGCGCCGCCCCGACCTGTGGGAGCGCTATCAGCCGAGCGGCGAGGACCGCACGATCCTGGCCGAGGTGGACGGCCGCGAAGACCGCGCCGAGCTGGCGGGCCGCGCCTACGTGGCGCTGCTGCACTACCCCGTTTACGACAAGGGCAAGCGCATCGTCACCACGGCCATCACCAACCTGGACCTGCACGACATCGCGCGCTCGAGTCGCACCTTCGGGCTCGGCGGCTACTTCGTGGTGACGCCGGTGGCGAGCCAGCAGGAGCTGGCGCGCCGCATCCTGGCGCACTGGAAAGAGGGGCACGGGGCCAGCTACAACGAGGACCGGGCCGAGGCGCTGGCGTTGCTCGAGGTGGTGGAGAGCCTCGAGCAGGTCCTCACCGAGGTGGAGGCCCGCGAGGGGAAGCGGCCGCTCACCGTGGCAACGAGCGCCGCCGCGCGGCCGGGCCAGGTGACCGGGGCGGAGGTCCGGCGCTGGCTGGGGTCCGGACAACCCGTAGTGATCATGATGGGAACGGGCTGGGGTCTGGCCACCGAGGTGCTGGAGCGGGCCGACCTGGCGCTTCGGCCCGTGCACGGGGGCGCGGCGTACAACCACCTCTCCGTGCGTAGCGCCGCCGCGATCTTACTTGACAGGCTGTTCGGGTTGCGCGAAGAGACGTAG